Proteins from a single region of Scleropages formosus chromosome 24, fSclFor1.1, whole genome shotgun sequence:
- the LOC108939688 gene encoding pyruvate dehydrogenase (acetyl-transferring) kinase isozyme 3, mitochondrial-like — protein sequence MQQPRHCVLQYKINCIVIIVAVNVVAMRLFARLLNAFNEKIEYYSRFSPSPLSIKQFLDFGRDNACEKTSYMFLRKELAVRLANTMREVNLLPDNLLSQPSVKLVQKWYMQSFVELLEYEDRGPEDPHTLHDFLDLLIEIRNRHNDVVPTMAQGVIEYKEKFGFDPFSSTNIQYFLDRFYTNRISFRMLINQHTLLFGNDTNPAHPKHIGSIDPTCNVSEVVKDAYDTAKMLCEQYYMAAPELKIEEFNAKAPSRPIQVVYVPSHLFHMLFELFKNSMRATVELHKGSCEWLPPVKTLVTLGKEDLSIKISDRGGGVALRKIDRLFNYMYSTAPSPSLETSRAAPLAGFGYGLPISRLYARYFQGDLKLYSMEGVGTDAVIYLKALSSESFERLPVFNKSAWRHYQTGPEADDWSNPSSEPRDASKYKANR from the exons ATGCAGCAGCCGCGTCACTGTGTGttacaatataaaattaattgtatTGTAATTATTGTCGCTGTTAACGTTGTAGCCATGAGGTTATTCGCGCGTTTACTGAACGCGTTCAACGAAAAGATCGAATATTACTCGAGATTCTCTCCGTCGCCGCTCTCCATTAAGCAGTTTCTGGATTTCG GGAGGGACAACGCTTGTGAGAAGACCTCCTACATGTTCCTGCGGAAGGAGCTGGCAGTGCGCCTGGCCAACACCATGCGGGAGGTCAACCTGCTGCCGGACAACCTGCTCAGCCAGCCCTCTGTCAAGCTCGTGCAGAAATG GTACATGCAGAGTTTTGTAGAGCTGCTGGAGTATGAGGATCGTGGCCCAGAGGACCCCCACACGCTGCACGA TTTCCTGGACCTGCTGATCGAGATCCGGAACAGGCACAACGACGTTGTGCCCACTATGGCCCAAGGGGTGATTGAGTACAAAGAGAAGTTTGGCTTCGACCCCTTTAGCAGCACCAACATTCAGTACTTCCTGGATCGCTTCTATACCAACCGGATCTCATTCCGCATGCTCATCAACCAGCACA CGCTCCTTTTTGGCAACGATACGAACCCGGCCCACCCCAAACACATCGGCAGCATCGACCCAACATGCAATGTCTCAGAGGTGGTGAAAG ATGCCTACGACACAGCCAAGATGCTGTGTGAGCAGTACTACATGGCTGCACCTGAGCTGAAGATTGAGGAGTTCAACG CCAAGGCTCCCAGCAGGCCCATCCAGGTGGTATATGTACCATCGCACCTCTTCCACATGCTGTTCGAGCTGTTCAAG AACTCCATGAGAGCAACTGTTGAGCTGCACAAGGGCAGTTGCGAATGGCTCCCCCCAGTTAAGACACTGGTGACCCTGGGAAAGGAGGATCTCTCCATAAAG ATCAGTGACAGGGGTGGAGGTGTGGCCCTGAGAAAGATTGACCGGCTCTTCAACTACATGTATTCCACAGCACCCTCCCCCAGCTTGGAGACTTCACGGGCCGCCCCGTTG GCAGGTTTTGGCTATGGCCTTCCCATCTCCAGACTGTATGCACGCTACTTCCAAGGCGATCTCAAGCTCTATTCTATGGAGGGTGTGGGCACAGATGCTGTCATCTACCTGAAG GCTCTGTCCAGCGAGTCGTTTGAGCGGCTGCCCGTCTTCAACAAGTCAGCGTGGCGGCACTACCAGACGGGCCCCGAGGCAGATGACTGGAGCAACCCCAGCAGCGAGCCACGTGATGCCTCCAAGTACAAGGCCAACAGATAA